The sequence below is a genomic window from Luteimonas sp. MC1825.
GAGCTGCGCGAGGAAACCGGGCTCTTGCCCGACCACGTCGACGTGGCCGGCGTGACCCCGGGCTGGCTGCGCTATCGCCTGCCGCCGCGGGCGATCCGCCGCAACGACCGTATGGTGTGCATCGGCCAGAAACAGGTCTGGTACCTGCTGCGTTTCACCGGCAGCGAGGCCGACCTGCGACTGGACCTGACCGAAAAGCCGGAGTTCGACCACTGGTGCTGGGTCGATTTCTGGTACCCGCTGGAGCACGTGGTCAACTTCAAGCGCGGGGTCTACGAACGCGCGCTGCAGCACCTGGCACCGTTCGCACGGCAGATCGCGGGCATGCAGGCGGTACCGAGCGTCAGTCTGGAGGCGACGCGCAGCCGGGCGCGGCAGCGGCCGCAGCGCACGCGACCGGGCCCCGCGCGGCTGGCTGCGGACGGCATGAAGGAACCGGACGGCGGCGTTCGCTGAACCCGTTGGCGCCACGGCGACCAGCGGTGTTGACAATCATTCTCATGTGCAAAGACAATGGGAACCAGTCCCATCTGCCAGTGAGCCCGCCGTGTACGTCTGTGTCTGCAATGGCGTGACCGACCACGATATCCGCCAGGCGGCCGCTTCCGGCTGCAGCGGCATGACCGAACTCACCATGCGCACCGGTTGCGGCGCGAGCTGCGGGTCGTGCGTCGACACCGCGATCGGTCTCCTCGATCAGGAAGCCCGCGCCCGCGACGCCACGCGCGCGCTGCCGTTCGCCCACGCCGCCTGATACGTCCCGCCTGCGGGCGGGATGAGCACGATTCGCGTTCCGCCACGCACGCGATGATGGCGCTACAGTCCCGGTGACTCATTACTCCCGGAGACATCCCATGCAAGGCGACGCACAGGTCATCAAGTACCTGAACGAGGCGCTCTTCAACGAGCTGACCGCGATCAACCAGTATTTCCTGCACGCCAAGATGCTCAAGAACTGGGGCATCCAGGAGCTCGCCAAGCACGAGTACGAGGAATCGATCGACGAGATGAAGCACGCCGATCGCCTCGCGGACCGCATCCTGTTCCTCGAAGGCCTGCCCAATTTCCAGGCGCTAGGCAAGCTGCGCATCGGCGAGAACCCGCGCGAGATCCTCGAATGCGACCTCGCGCTCGAACTCGACGGCCTGCCGCTGCTGCGCACCGCGATCGAGTACTGCGAGAGCATCAAGGACTACACCAGCGGACGCCTGTTCAAGGACATCCTCGATTCCGAGGAAGAGCATGTCGACTGGATCGAGACCCAGCTCGACCTGATCAAGCGCATCGGCGAGCAGAACTACCTGCAGTCGAAGATGGGCGGCTGAGCCTGCCCATCGGATCCGACGCCGTCAGGCCTGTGCCGGCGCCCAGGCCTTGAGCGCAATGCGCGCGCGCGTGAACTCGTTGGCCACCAGCGCCACGGCTACGGCCGGGCGTTGCAGCGAGCGCTCGCGGGCACCCAGTTCCACGCGCTTGGCGGCCGCCGACAGCGACATCGCGCCGAGGTTGGCGCTGGACGACTTGAGGGAATGCGCGGCGTCGCGCAGGCCGTCATAGTCGGGACCGATGGCGGCGTTTTCCATGGCGGCGACCAGCCTGGGCGTGTCATCGAGGAACACCTCGATGAGGCGCTCCACCTCGCTGCCCAGCATGGCGCGCAGCTCTTCGAGGATCTCGTTGTCGATGACCGGCGGTTGCGGCGTGGCATGCGGCACGGCCGGGGGCACCGCAACACCCCCAGCGGGCGCGGCGGGCGCCACCGCGAGCTCTTCGACGGGAGGATCCGCCGCCGCGGCCGGTGCCGGCCCGATGGCTTCGCCGCTCAGCGGGTCCACCTGGTAGAACGCCATCTGCGGCGCGGCCGCGGCCGCCTGTTCCGGCGACCACCAGCGGTGCAGCGCACGCTCCAGCTCGCTGCGCGTGACCGGCTTGGCCAGGTAGTCGTCCATGCCGGCGTCCAGGCACTTCTGCCGGTCGCCGGCCATGGCGTTGGCGGTCATGGCGATGATCGGCACGCGGCGCCCGTCGTTCACGGCGTCCTCGCCTTCGCGCCAGCGGCGCGTGGCGGTGTAGCCGTCCATCACCGGCATCTGGCAGTCCATCAGCACGATGTCGTAGCGCGATGCCGACATGCGCATCAGCGCCGCCTCGCCGTTGCTGGCGGTGTCGCAGGTGATGCCGAGCACGGACAGCAGGCGCTGGCCGACCATCAGGT
It includes:
- a CDS encoding RNA pyrophosphohydrolase yields the protein MIDPDGYRPNVGIILMHPDGRVFWARRVRRDGWQFPQGGMNTDETPLEAMYRELREETGLLPDHVDVAGVTPGWLRYRLPPRAIRRNDRMVCIGQKQVWYLLRFTGSEADLRLDLTEKPEFDHWCWVDFWYPLEHVVNFKRGVYERALQHLAPFARQIAGMQAVPSVSLEATRSRARQRPQRTRPGPARLAADGMKEPDGGVR
- a CDS encoding (2Fe-2S)-binding protein encodes the protein MYVCVCNGVTDHDIRQAAASGCSGMTELTMRTGCGASCGSCVDTAIGLLDQEARARDATRALPFAHAA
- the bfr gene encoding bacterioferritin; this encodes MQGDAQVIKYLNEALFNELTAINQYFLHAKMLKNWGIQELAKHEYEESIDEMKHADRLADRILFLEGLPNFQALGKLRIGENPREILECDLALELDGLPLLRTAIEYCESIKDYTSGRLFKDILDSEEEHVDWIETQLDLIKRIGEQNYLQSKMGG